The genomic segment tgggctcgaacttaaagaaacacataaggaaactagagaaagtacagagggctgcaacaaaatggtgcctgacttaagagatttgacttatgaagacagactgaaaagaatgcaacttccgaccctggaaaacagaagagaaaggggagacctgatagcaatatacagagtgatgattggcatggaaaaaatggatagggaagatctgtgtatgtggaatgaaagaatgtcgagagggcatgggaaaaactaaaatggccacttataggaaagatgtgaaaaaatatagcttccctcatagaagggtggaagcatggaatagtttagacgtggaagtggtcaacgcaaggaatattcatgattttaagaaaaagctggacattaatagatatggagacgggacaacacgagcatagctcttttcccgtatgttacaattaggtaaatacaattaggtaaatacacacactcgctccgtaatggggaagattggctgggttaccagcagacgaccgtggtgaattacacacacacacacacacattgatgccAGTAAATTACCTCAAAGGAATGACATTACAATGGCAAAAGTCTCCACATCTCTCTGTCACAATACATTTGCTAAGCGTTCAGCCTCTACTATGGTGGATAGATGTCACCCCTAGCAAATAGGAGtcaagtggtggtggggaagccAAGTTGGTGACTGTTGAAGCTGTCATGATGAGCCTCTACTTCCATGTCACTGTAGTTGTCACTGGTCACTACAGCCTATGTAGATACCACAGTAGATGCCATTAGACATGCCTGGGTCATCACTTCCCATGTCCACCTTCTTGATGTCATGGCCAGTCATTGGGTTTACTTCCTCTTGTGTCTACTCACTGGGTATGCTGGAGGATTGAGGACTTGGGGAGATGATGTGGTGTAACAAAGAAGCTAGGAACAGGGAGGTCTACTTTGCCACCTaagtcccatcccttcctctaccTATTCTTCCCTACCTAGACTTGGCCATTTCTGATTGGCtatcccttccatcctctttaCTTTGTGTATCATTGGGTCTGTCTGTGCTTCTCCTTTTTACTATCCCATGTTGCATTATCCAAGACTGACTAGGTGGAAACCATAAAGCTGTCCACACACCTTTTTTTCCGTTAACTGTTGATACATTGGATATGGCAAACATTGTTACTCcattaattatttcatttgCAATATTACTGTAATGAAGTGTACAAAGGGAGAGTGTGTGATTTGCCAAGGGGGATGTCAAGGGGTCCAAAGGCATTCAATATGCCACTACCTTTTATAAATCCTTGAGCTGGTATTGAAAAATGATCAAAGATAATCCTTACATGCTTTACTTCTCACATGGTAATGAACCACAGATGTTAAGTGCATGAACTGAAAATGAGAGTAGAATGGAAGTAGGAGCATTTTCAGAAGAGCAAATGAACATCATCCCTTTACTCCAAAAGTATGATAAACCTGTTATACCTATTCTTTATACCAACTGAAAACCTGTTATCTGATCCCTCGTAATCTATGATTCCTGAGAAATGTAAAATTTAAAGGGTTTAATCTCCATTCATGAGAAATCTTTTTCACCCCTTGCATCTTTCTAGTCATTTTCTTGTGCTGTTTGTATCAGACCTATATGTACCCTACTTGTAATATGGTGAATGCTACAGATACCTAGAAAAGGTGATGAATGTTGTAATATTGTATGGCAGAAATGTTGATGGTTGTCTCAGCTCAGAGGACATTGAAGTGAGAGGATATTTTGTATGATTACGGAGATTTATGATTATGCTTGTATCACACACTGAATAGAAGTGTGGCAATTGTGTGATTGAAAGCAAGAAATTTTTCTTATCTACATAATACATATATTTACACAAGCATGAGTAAAAGAGAATGAGACAGTAACCCTCAAATTAGAAGGATGACAGTATGAGTGTAGATGGAAGTAGGAAAGATTTATGGAGccagtagtttctctctctctctctctctctctctctctctctctctctctctctctctctctctctctctctctctctctcagaaaaacatatattcctgcttttctttattatgcAACTATATCTGATTTATGGTGCAGCTATATATgattaattgtgatgaaactttTACTTAATATAAAGTATGAATGCATTTTGAATCTGTTTAATCATCTTACTTGATAGAAGTAACACTTGAGGTAAAAAAGATGTCATTAGACTTCTTTTTCAGCATGTCACCTTGGAGTAACTCACTGTGAAGAACAAAcaagtagcagttgtagtgcAGAAATAAGTTGTAAGTAGCAGTGTGTTGtaagacatgttttcatattttcaaataTAATTGAATACATTTTATGGAattaggatatatatatatatatatatatatatatatatatatatatatatatatatatatatatatatatatatatatatatatagtcatttGCAGGGAATTAAGAGTAGTACATAATTGAGGATAAGTCATGGTACATGTAACTTTCCTCGCATGAATTCATGTATTGCTGATTATAATTATGTTTTTGCTGTATTCTGTGGAACAAATAATGGTTTAATTTTGAAACTAAAGAACATGGTCTCCCTCAGGTTATCCCAGTCGTGTCTGCTACAATGAGACTTGCATGAATACCATCACAGATCATATTGCATATGAATTTCAAGCTGCCTTCAAATACTTGTATATGGTAAGTggtttgttgtttatttcaaGAATCCCAACATTTATCAAGAGAAACATACAGTTTTGTTCTTATATCTTGTGGCTGATGTTGCTATAGATATTCTCAGTTGGATAGTTATGCTACTTCTATGACAAAACTAAATGTAGAACAAAATTGGCATTTTGTAACTTTTAGTCATGTCAATTCAATCCTTATAAACCCAGGATAGAAATTTAAATGCTGATTCTAGCATATGTGCTTAAACAATAGATGCATTGGGCTATCTTAGAATATTTTATGCATATGTTTAAATAACTTACTTTACATAtatcaaatgaaaatatatttaagtttcctaattttttttaacaaaaatATTATCGAAAGTTTCATACAAACCATAAGCATAattaaaatacaactaggtaaatgaaTAGATCATATCATTGTACAGCCTTTAATGTGATGCAGTCAGTGTTTGCAGTATCATATTGCAGTAGTGAAGCAATTTTGTTTGATATTCATGTAAATTATTCTTTACAGGGAGCTGTGTTTGGGCAGTACATCAAAGAGAGGCAAGGTATGGCTAAATTTTTCCTAGAAGCTGCCACAGAAGAGAGAGGTCATGCTATCCAGATGATGGATTACCTTAACATGCGAGGATTTCAATACAATAAGAATTATGAATTTTCAAAagataatgtaagtaaaaagaaaaaaaaaagatctttcATATTACTCTTGAAGTATTTTCTGGGTTGGTGTACAGAGAACTTTCTCTTCATAAAAACTCTTCTTACAGCCACTCATAACTTCAAAATATAAAGTTGCTCTGTAGTGTATTTTCTGCTATTAATAGTGCTTATGTTTAATTAAAAATACTTTTACCATGGTAATAAGGATATAGTAGTATCCTGTCATCTTTTCAAAGTTAAAAGTAGAAATTTTATTAATGTAATGAGTGCAGAAATGAGATTCTATCAATGTATTATGTACATTGTAAAAGAATATGTGGGGATATACTTTAGCTGTAAATAGCAAACACTTGCCCACCTTATCTCAGAACAACATAGGTCACTTGAAGAAGAAATCTACTAAGTATCAACAAAGAATTGCTGTAAACCTTACCAGTAAGGAGCCAGCCCTGCAGTTATGCAATTGCTTAATACTATTTACTCAAACATTATTCTGTAGTAACACTATTTTCAAGGTGCAAGTTTAAAATATGCAGTCCCACCCAATCATTTAGCTCAGTGAATCCTAGCCGTATTTTACTCTGACTGATTTCACTAACTGAAACGAACCAATCTAGACTGAACCAAACCTTGCTACACTTAATCTAACTCAACTACAGTGGTACCTCATGATAACGGACGTTGCAGTAACGGATTTCACTCTGTAACGAACCAGTCAGACACCAACCATTTTTTCTCGGACTgttatgacattttttttttttccaaatgaaTCCATAGTTCCCAAGTGGCTGCATGAATGAATACATATATGACAATAAACAAGCCCCAAAAAAAGCCATGCTAGATAACATTATAACTCATTTCATTTGTCTACAATTTACAAAACTTGTAATAAGTTGGAGAGTGGCGAGTGCTTGCCTGTGTGGGGTCACCAGATTGATACTCATGGTTATTTGTGGTCCTGGGCTGGTTGGACCCATGGCCTGCCGAAGTGAAATGCTAGTTGTGCATTTTTGTTTGAATGTTGTTAGGCAAACGAGGATAATGACactgccacagagagagagagagagagagagagagagagagagagagagagagagagagagtgctattGCTGAAGTGCAGACGACAGACTCTAAAACTAAAACTGTAATCACTTGATTTTTGTCTCCATTTACTGGTCTTTGGAGGTCTGTAAtttcatttcttaattcttttgaCTGAGGTCAATTTATTATGAAGGGGGCTAGGTTTTTGTCTTGTAGATGTCATTATGAGCAGATTGTTTCATCAGCGTGAAAGCAATGTAAACAACACAGgtgaatgatctctctctctctctctctctctctctctctctctctctctctctcctgaagtaCTTGTTATTGTTGCAGAGTACTGATTTAGATTGGCTGTGAGGGTGGCCATATAGCAAGTTTTTCAGCAGGGCAGTACTGTGTAGCAAGACTGCATAAGTTGCAAGCTTGTGAGGTATCTGCCCCAGCAACCAGCACTTTAGCAGGATTGCACTTTCATATCAAGGTGCCATGTTTAGGATGAGGAACATGTTTCCATAGAAAACATGCCTTAATTTTTACCTCAGCAGCGATGTGGAAAAAAAGTTGGAGGGATTTTGGAAGTAATCTcggaaacagagggagagaaagaaagacagaggcaGAAGGTAAAGTGGTGGAATGGcattagagaaagaaggcaagcctGTGCATGATCTATGGAGAGGTAGTCTATTCTGACTCTGACAATTCCTTATCTTGCTCCCTTCATTTGGCACTGGAGCAATGTCGTTCAGGCAGTCATTCAATGTTTGTTAAAGATGCCACTGAACCACATGAGAATCAGCCATTACAACAAATGGAAAGCTATATCTTTAATTCTTCTATTCTTGGTAAGacaaatttttattatttggaagcgctgttcagcttccacccattaatggtgccggcaattttatttatagtggtatctaTATTATGGCCCatgtcaccacccaagcacatctttggtgtaaccacgtagaacctgggtatcatggtgacatataggtaactttaaaccactcaacaaatatatatatatacatatatatatatatatatatatatatatatatatatatatatatatatatatatatatatatatatatatatatttacataaacttttctttttctttcagttgtggaagaaaaataatgttcaTATTACTAATACTGCAACTTTGGTGTCCCTCACTATTAAAGAAGCACTACAAGAAGCTGTAAATATGGAAATTACTGTGAGTAATTTTTCTCTGTTTACATTGTATTATATATTCCATTGTAACTACTGTTCTTCTGTCATGActgtatgaaaagaaagagaatgcaaGTATAACAGGTGCCAAATATGTGTGCATATGAATCCATAATATCATGCTTTTTTCAGACTTCTGTCCTTACTTATTTGTGTTATATTACCTTTGTCCAGTTTACCCAACATTCTTCTGCCATGCCATCTCTTCTGATCTGCACCTTCTTTAATCCAGATGTGGAAGagttcatcttcatcctctatGCAAAAACTTACTTCATCGTTATTTCACTTATATCAAACCtaagaaagatgaagtaaaactCTGTACTATCATAGAAATTGTAAGAGTGATGTATAGTAGTATTTCACATTTATTCCAAACAGCTTTACTAGAATCTGACATGATAATTATGTGAAAGGATTCTAAAGTAGTCATGAAAATAGCAAAGGAAAATCATGATATCTATTAAATAGCATTGagttatgagagaaaaaaaagttaaatgaagaaagagtatATTAATTATTGATCTTCACTCTGTCCAGTTTCAAGAGCTGTATATGACTAGAAAGCCTTATAAAGAGATGCACTTACACATGGTGTATATAGAGCCAGCTTTTGAAAGCTGAAGAATTGGAGATTGTACAGAACTTTGTAGAAATTTAATACAGGAAATTTGTGAATAATCAAGGTAtaagaatttaaaaaaaaaatttttaataaTAGCTTAAGAAAATTATCaaagtagagaaggagagagggtttaaataaaaaaaaaaaaaaaaaaatgctgcaaATTTGTCATGTAATTAGAAGAGATAGCATTTGAAATCATGAATGCTTAGTTTTCATTTAAAAGTTATGAAAAGCAATAGCACAGTAGTTTGGGGCATTAGAAAGGTCACCATATTTTAGGAATAAGTATAATGTAGCAAACCTCCACTAAAATGTGCTGATTAAAGTCAGGGTATTCAGGGTTTTTATTTGTAGAGAGTTTTATGGTACAGTTTTAGAATCAAGGGTTAGTGTTAGATTAATTTGAATGGCAATGGTAACTGGTGATTCATACCATGAACAAAGAACTACAAATATTTTCTCTACAAATTTAATGCctaaattattttatttattggtgGCTATTTTCTAAAACAATAGTTTCAGATAGTAGTATgatttataatttattttaaaCTAGCTAGTATGTTTCAGATGAATACTGAAATccacagataaaaagaaatgtaatgtattggGGAACCACATTATTTGAGGGGAAATCAAATAGGGCTGCCCATGTATCTTCTACATATTTTAATAGTTATATGTATCAAACAGCAGAAATTTAAATAGTGTAAAGTGATGCATATATCAAGTCTTTGCTCTGTTGTGGAGCCTACTTTACATAATTATCTTGACATAAAATGACTTAGTTCCTATCATATTGAAAATTAGTAAATTATTGAATTTTATTAACTATTTTTTCCTCAGGTTACTGAGAAAATACTGAAAGTTGTTGCTAAGTGTGCAGATGACTACCATGCTGCAGATGTATTCACCAATCCCATCCTAGAAGAACAATATACAGGTCTTCGTAAGCTACAGGGAGCCATCAGGAACTATAATGCTCTCATGACTCGTAATGAAGGTAATGAGAAATTTGTAGAATTCATTTTTGACCAGAAAGTGCTAAAAGGAGAAATACTGTGAGGGATTGTCATGCCAAGTCAAAAATCACAAAAGTGGCCCTTGTGATTTGTTATAGTATGAGTTTATAGTATTTTCAATTGATAAAAGCTAGCAGTCAGTGGAGGAAGGGTATATTAATCATAATGTTCAGTAGCTCTTAAAACTATCTCTAAAAGTAATTTTCTGATGCTATGGACACAATTATTTGACATATTTGTTAAATATGGTGGCAAGACTAGGTTGTCTTGTGCACTAAGATGTTTGTTGTATGTTTTAACCTGACAAATACTACTAGATTGGAATATCAGTATCATGTCAAGGCATGCACAGCAACCTAACTGATATAACATGTGATTAGGCAGCATGTTTCATATTGCTTATTCATTATATCAAACTTTTTGGAGAGTTTTGGGAACTATTGTACTTGAatttttctccagttgataactCAGAAAAGCTATTCTTGCTAATCATCCATCATGTGCCTCAAAATAGGAAATACCAGGTTTTATGAGTGAACATaggtctgacacacacacacacacacacacacacacacacatagctcttttcccgtatgttacaattaggtaaatacacacacacacacacacacacacacatctcacatCTCACATTTCCATTCAGTATAAGTATAAACATGTATATTgatctttcattctcctttataCCTTATTAATTTTAGTTTGTTAGTATGTAATGCTTTTAAAAACATTCAAGTGGTAAGAGAtaaaaatattgatgaaaaatacattttaacctctctctctctctctctctctctctctctctctctctctctctctctctctctctctctctctctctctctctcattttaattGATTAAAGTGTTGATTGTTAATATTTgtaatttatcaattttttcataCTTATTAAATTCAGATATGTTTTTCCACAGTTGCTTAGTATGTTTAATAAATCAAGCAAGAAGCAAGGGCACACTCAGTTATATGTAggcattccttttcttttctcatattaGGGACGTATTTTCAAATGTATGAGATTATAATGATGTATTTCTTTCTAATATGATGTTttattatgtaaataaaatcttatGAAATTATAATgatgtattttttctaatatgatattttttttctgtaaataaAACCTGTCATTTTAGTGATATCAGTATCTAATGCCTTTCAAttataattatgtttttttctaatataacttttttgcTGTAAATAAGTGCTATCATTCTATTGATAAATACCTTTCAATACCTTTATATCTTCCAAATGTTTGCAATGTTCAGGCATAGTTGAAGGTCACATGATCTGAATAGATTAAGGAAAAGTTTAATTTTTATGTTAAATAAATTTTCACTCACTTATATGTAATATTTGTTGAAACATGCATTTAGTTACAGAACTGTCAATTTGAATTACAGATGAATAATTATATGCAGAAAAATGGAACAGATTTTAAGATGTCATATCCTCCTTCAGAGCAGCCCTTCTGCTGGCTCagattttattgattttgattgtctatgtgtgtgtatttacctagttgtattaatTAGTTATATATtacagtagcaaatacggtgacgcctacgtagacgtcatatttcttttctgagctttcttcagttcagttgtcccgtatagtgtgttggataccaactacacacgccgtatgctgtctttgaaatcctagtgctcctcccaccatccttgtctccaccaatcactaaagataagctacatgcatccaaccttgtgtctaaaattacccaatggcatagactgttcccatctctctctctctctctctctctctctctctctctctctctctctctctctctctctctctctctctctctctctctctctctccattccctccctccccatctccctttcctccctccccatctcccttctctccctccccctctccctctcgaaagataagttacatgcgtcccgccttgtaacattcatgaaaacacacacacacacacacccggtagctcagtggttagagcgctggcttcacaagccagaggaccggggttcgattccccggccgggtggagatatttgggtgtgtctcctttcacgtgtagcccctgttcacctagaagtgagtaggtacgggatgtaaatcgaggagttgtgaccttgttgtcccggtgtgtggtgtgtgcctggtctcaggcctatccgaagatcggaaataatgagctctgagctcgttccgtagggtaacgtctggctgtctcgtcagagactgcagtagatcaaacagtgaaacacacacacacacacacacacacacacacaaaaacaaaaaattttctaatctctctctctctctcctcccttcgtttcccttttccctccctccccctcttcctctcgaaagataagctacatgcatcctgcttgtgtctaaaatattagcaaatgtcacactctctctctctctttcccactttcctcttcgaaggtgatatagtgactaaaaaatagcagcataatacacaaagacgacaagcatgacaagcttgcacaagtttcccgcgctcgggcgtgcggcactaccacccgtatatcatacaggcgggcttttttaacatccggcgcgaaggggttaaattatcGCCAATTTGAATTCAgctaattaatacccaatcctgaaggttcgaccgactgactcgccaattcaaCATTCTTATCTTGCGCTCTACCCACCTGGTCAAAATCCGCTGCCACCCCAAATTTGCTGCAAACCCGCCAGGTGGAAGTTTAAACCAATGCTATCCTGTGCATCGCTTAAGGCGATgccacactagcacttttccttcaactttttctgtcaactttctaAAGACTGTCAACACACTAGTTCGCTTCCGCCTTTCTCACGTTTGTCAGCTGTAAACACACATGgcggccccttcacccccagcaagcCGTTGTTAtttttcgttgctatttttggcctttaattctctttatgagaaactcttcacaCAGCTTTGtacactcataaacaacagagctgctcatcttggccagttgttcctttgaagttctgccttggagtgTCGCAGtgccagagaaatgtaaacagcaactgaactacttttcactgctaagctaggacaaaaaatatatgtatacaaatatgtttacatctacttatcaagattctattgatttgagattatagcatcattccaattaacaagaaaattaattttattataaaagtgttaattagaaaccatagatcttaatttgactaaaaattgacgctAGAGGAAAACGTGCGTTTTAtatgactcaagacgacggaaagccaCCTCtagccccagccctaagaagcacaattgcctgcctttcaaagataagcttgagcttataagaaagtgtgaggcaggtataacTCACAGTTTTGTTGCAATGCAAATGGATGTCCCttgatcaacagtatcaacaatttggaagaacagggacaagtaccgtgagaccgctgcaagtgttttttttccaaaaatatactgtacagcaccctaatgtgtttaataaaaaaaagttagatatagtTTTAGCGCATCTGGAAAGTCATTATTGAAcacccgtagtagtagtagtagtagtactacgaatatcccaaccacacactgacacatGTTTAGATacggggaggtggaggaggaagaggtggaggggaagaaagatgatcatgaggaggaggaggaggagaaggagccagCAGTCAATCATAGATATGTATTCACGTCACGTGATTTGAATAAGGGAACTGATTGGTTCCGGTcactctgctcaccaccaccacccctcagtCTCACATGTGGTATTCTATTGTTTAGAGctggttttcattcatttcagattgtcaaatgttaataataatcatagtaaATTTAGGGTAACAGGAAaattttttaggaaaatttttgggttgaggcaccaatttatttatttcctttttattcttcatttccattATTGCATTTTCCGCTATTACACAGTTTTTAAGCACCAATTTTGTGCAATAATGGAGGGTTAGGTGTAATTTcaactctcttctccttctgcaGTGCAGTTAACAGACGTTTCTTTTGGGCATGGTAACATTTGTAGCCCAAGTCATTGTGCAGAATGTCCTATACATTCTTCACAGACACATGTTCCAGTAActatggttttttttctttaatttcccatGCTGTCAGCCTTGGTTCTTTAGCAATGGGTTTTCAAATTGGTCTTATGAGACCTACCAGACTTCGGAAGTGGAACAAGTGCAGAAGGTTCCCCCCTGCTTCCTTGAAACGTTTTACCAGGTGCTGCATTGTTCTCAGCTGAACACCTGTTTGAGTGGAAATAAATGGGAGATCATGACCAGCCTTGTATAAAGTAAACACCCCCTTCTGTTTGTCCCTATTTGTAGTTAATTTGGGTATgttgagagggggagagaaagcaaaataataGTGCAATCAGCCTACGTCTGACACATCAGACAGGCAATTCACCTCCTCTCATAAGCAGCTGAACAGCTACTGAGGTGACTCAGACACTGGTGACTGTATCTAGGGGAGCATAGGTTGCCAGTTAGTAATGCAAAAGTGTCAAACATATTGTGATCTTGGGAAGGTACTTGTGAGCTTTTTCCACTTACCgcaaaagaaaattacatttGCTGCGTGGCGTCAGGATTTTTGTGCATACTGTTTACTTGGAGGacaattggtgccagcactgaatcCTGTGGTATGTCACTAGTAACTGCTCCAACTTGATGGagtgtctcttatcattgtcctcattttcctatctcttaagtaatctgtcatccagtttaagatatttccctgtattcctctaatgtgttctattttccatagaaGTCTTTTATGTGGTACTCTGTTGAAAATCTTTTTAATATCTAAATATACCTTgtcaatccatccatctctcccttgtactctatatattactcttgtataaaagcttagtaaatttgttatgcatgatcttccttttctaaaaccaaattgggagtcatttattatttcattttcctccagatattctaaccatttttctttaaattacAATTTCGCAggtctttcccacaacactagttagtgacactggtctataactTAGGGACacagtctttttttctcctttgtataTTAGgactatattttctcttttccattcccttgaTACTTTCCCTTCCACTGTAGAGCTGTTGATCATATCCAAAATTGGTTCCACCagttctctacattctctcagtgTGCATCCTGATactccatctggccccattgttaTTCTTACATACACTTTTCTAGTAATTTgctaattttctgtttatgcaCCACAAcatttcttaatccttcctgtgttGCTTGGTTGTTTGGTTCTATAAAATCAccctcttcattaaatactgatttaaaagctctcattcataagttcactcattccttccattgtttcatatatcctatttcccttaattaacttggtgatggtctctctgtttgtcattttttaatttatatacttataaaaaataTGCTTGGGTTccttttcacatctcttcattacatccttttcaaaatttctttcctcctctcttcttattctaatATATTTGTTTCGTGCATCTTTATACTACATCATATTTacttcttggaatgtcctcttgtttgtctgtctccctgctccattaatgttaccaggtcttgtctatgtATCTTctccatatggtttactaacttatacatcgttattaagtctcctctttcccgcctatccttcaaagttggtagctccatctccttcagtctttcttcatagggaagatcttttatttcaaggaccatctttgtagcagccctttgtatcctttctagtttcttgatatctttctgcctATATGGCAACCGTACCACTGATGCATATTCTAGtcttggtcttatcatagtggttaatatctttttcatcacacttttatccatgtaattgaatgctaccctgatgttcgttagtgtcttgtatgttgaagcaagtAATCCATTTATATGTCTTTCTGTAGTCAGAGTGTCTTGTATAAtaactcccaggtctttctcttctcttcttttcattataatctcttctctcatttttatattcccatgtaggtcttctattacttttactcatttcattatatggcatttcttagtattaaattctaatttctacTTCTGGCTTCATCTCC from the Portunus trituberculatus isolate SZX2019 chromosome 17, ASM1759143v1, whole genome shotgun sequence genome contains:
- the LOC123505124 gene encoding ferritin-1 heavy chain-like isoform X2, with product MNLWIISGLLLLACHLGVTHCEEQTSSSCSAEISCYPSRVCYNETCMNTITDHIAYEFQAAFKYLYMGAVFGQYIKERQGMAKFFLEAATEERGHAIQMMDYLNMRGFQYNKNYEFSKDNLWKKNNVHITNTATLVSLTIKEALQEAVNMEITVTEKILKVVAKCADDYHAADVFTNPILEEQYTGLRKLQGAIRNYNALMTRNEGNEKFVEFIFDQKVLKGEIL
- the LOC123505124 gene encoding ferritin-1 heavy chain-like isoform X1 — encoded protein: MNLWIISGLLLLGVVYGEGTTTTTSKPPSAAEQEACHLGVTHCEEQTSSSCSAEISCYPSRVCYNETCMNTITDHIAYEFQAAFKYLYMGAVFGQYIKERQGMAKFFLEAATEERGHAIQMMDYLNMRGFQYNKNYEFSKDNLWKKNNVHITNTATLVSLTIKEALQEAVNMEITVTEKILKVVAKCADDYHAADVFTNPILEEQYTGLRKLQGAIRNYNALMTRNEGNEKFVEFIFDQKVLKGEIL